In uncultured Draconibacterium sp., one genomic interval encodes:
- a CDS encoding glycosyltransferase, protein MDISIVIVNYNVKYFLEQCLHSIEKALQNVQGEVFVVDNNSVDGSAQLITEKFPTITFIQNTENLGFSRANNQAIRKANGKYVLLLNPDTVVEEDTFEKVISFMETHPDAGGLGVKMIDGKGVFLPESKRGLPTPWVAFYKIFGLSKLFPKSRKFGKYHLSYLSRDEVQEIDVLAGAFMLLRKSVLDKVGLLDESFFMYGEDIDLSYRIQKGGYKNYYYPETTIIHYKGESTKKGSLNYVKVFYNAMIIFAHKHFSESKASVFALLIHLAIYFRALLSAAKRVLQKIYIPVVDALLIFGGFWLITPTWEQFRFHQSDYYPSEFIHFVVPVYSLFFLFGIKFSGGYRKPMSIYKVGRGILWGLISLLLAYSLVDEQYRFSRALILLGTAWSGIVLIAYRLMGHSLKLSDFRLYSQRTRKIAIVGHSKEARRVQQILEETRIRSQMAGFIALDSSDKGQNYMGELSQLEEIIRINRIDEIVFCAENISSAEIIKAMLDLSRLDVDYKIAPPESASIIGSNSIHTAGDLYVVNLNAISKLGNKRKKRLFDLLAALLILCTSPVLIWFTTKKGNFIQNILRVITGKKSWIGYIPGVATESKLPTIKEGILNPGDRFPGLPLDREKSAQLNRLYAKDYNLLSDIELMLKGWKHLDR, encoded by the coding sequence ATGGATATTTCAATCGTTATTGTCAACTACAACGTAAAGTATTTTCTGGAACAGTGCCTCCACTCGATTGAGAAGGCTTTGCAGAATGTACAGGGCGAAGTATTTGTTGTTGATAATAACTCGGTTGATGGCTCAGCACAACTGATTACTGAAAAGTTTCCCACTATTACATTCATCCAAAACACGGAAAACCTAGGTTTTTCACGCGCGAATAACCAGGCCATTCGGAAGGCAAACGGGAAATATGTTTTGTTGTTGAATCCTGACACCGTTGTTGAGGAAGATACCTTTGAAAAGGTAATTTCGTTTATGGAAACACATCCCGATGCAGGTGGTCTTGGTGTAAAAATGATTGATGGTAAAGGAGTTTTCCTCCCAGAATCAAAACGGGGATTACCAACTCCCTGGGTGGCATTTTATAAAATATTTGGCCTTTCGAAGCTTTTCCCAAAATCACGCAAATTCGGAAAATATCATCTCTCCTACCTCAGTCGGGATGAAGTTCAAGAAATTGATGTGCTGGCAGGTGCTTTTATGTTACTGCGCAAATCAGTACTTGACAAGGTTGGACTGCTGGATGAATCTTTTTTTATGTACGGCGAAGACATTGATCTTTCGTATCGTATTCAAAAAGGCGGTTATAAAAATTATTACTACCCCGAAACCACAATTATCCACTACAAAGGAGAAAGCACAAAAAAAGGTTCGCTGAATTATGTGAAGGTATTTTACAATGCCATGATCATTTTTGCGCACAAACATTTTTCGGAAAGTAAAGCAAGTGTATTTGCTCTGCTGATTCACCTTGCCATTTATTTCCGGGCTTTGTTATCGGCCGCAAAACGAGTACTGCAAAAAATATATATTCCGGTTGTTGATGCTTTGCTGATTTTTGGCGGATTTTGGTTGATCACACCAACCTGGGAGCAATTCAGGTTTCATCAGTCCGATTATTATCCGTCCGAATTTATACATTTTGTGGTACCGGTTTACAGCTTGTTTTTTCTGTTTGGCATTAAGTTTTCGGGAGGATACAGAAAGCCCATGAGCATATACAAAGTGGGCCGTGGAATACTTTGGGGATTGATTTCTCTACTGCTGGCCTATTCGCTGGTTGATGAACAGTACCGCTTTTCGCGCGCATTAATTTTATTGGGCACTGCCTGGTCGGGAATCGTTCTTATCGCCTACCGCTTGATGGGACACTCACTTAAACTTAGTGATTTCAGACTTTACTCGCAGCGCACACGTAAAATCGCGATTGTAGGCCATTCGAAAGAAGCACGCCGTGTTCAACAAATTCTGGAAGAAACCCGGATTCGGTCGCAAATGGCAGGATTTATTGCCCTCGACAGTAGCGATAAAGGACAAAATTACATGGGCGAGTTAAGCCAGCTGGAAGAGATTATTCGGATTAACCGTATTGATGAAATTGTATTTTGTGCAGAAAACATCAGTTCGGCCGAGATCATAAAAGCAATGCTTGACCTGAGTCGCCTGGATGTTGATTACAAGATTGCACCTCCCGAAAGTGCAAGTATCATCGGGAGTAATTCCATTCACACTGCCGGCGACCTTTACGTGGTGAATCTGAATGCCATTTCAAAATTGGGCAACAAGCGTAAAAAAAGATTGTTTGATCTGCTAGCTGCACTATTGATTCTATGCACTAGTCCGGTTTTGATATGGTTTACAACAAAAAAAGGAAACTTCATTCAAAATATTTTACGCGTAATTACCGGGAAGAAATCCTGGATCGGGTACATTCCTGGCGTTGCTACCGAGAGTAAACTTCCGACAATAAAAGAAGGAATTTTAAATCCGGGAGATCGATTTCCGGGATTACCGTTGGATAGAGAAAAATCGGCTCAGCTAAACCGACTGTATGCAAAAGATTACAATTTGCTTTCCGACATTGAGCTTATGTTGAAAGGCTGGAAACATCTTGACCGATAA